The proteins below come from a single Alnus glutinosa chromosome 9, dhAlnGlut1.1, whole genome shotgun sequence genomic window:
- the LOC133877158 gene encoding aluminum-activated malate transporter 2-like yields the protein MLSKYLPQEMSPASPEKERLFTRWWCLLKALPERLAARAFEIAVNTKKIAQDDPRRLTHSAKVGVALTLVSLVYYYQPIYVNFGVSAMWAVVTVVVVFEFSVGATLGKGLNRGLATLLAGALGVGAHHLASLSGQIGEPILLGFFVFLQASSSTFVRFFPKIKARYDYGLLIFILTFSLISVSGFRDDEILELAHKRLSTIAIGASACVIISILICPVWAGEDLHILIALNMEKLANFLQGFGGEYFKTSVDGEANDDKSFLQEYKNVLNSRSTEESLANFASWEPCHGRFPFRHPWKQYLEIGNLTRDCAYRIEALSGYLNSDIQLQAPPEIRSKIQEACTKMSLESGKALKELSSAVRTMRQPTSADRHVSNSKTAAKNLESLLRSGLLEDADLLAVIPAATVASLLFDVVNCTEKITDAVHELASVANFECVKPSSTVSPEQSSLEESELVKPVSEIECPDHVVIGVGGLTSGSPENDTRRPEPLTNKHAEM from the exons ATGCTCTCCAAATACTTACCACAAGAGATGAGTCCTGCAAGCCCTGAGAAAGAAAGGCTATTCACTCGCTGGTGGTGCTTGCTCAAGGCCCTCCCTGAGAGGTTGGCAGCCAGGGCGTTTGAGATTGCTGTCAACACAAAAAAGATTGCGCAAGACGATCCCAGAAGACTCACTCACTCGGCAAAAGTTGGAGTTGCACTCACCTTGGTTTCTTTAGTCTACTACTATCAACCAATATATGTCAATTTTGGTGTGTCAGCAATGTGGGCAGTGGTGACTGTGGTTGTGGTTTTTGAATTCTCTGTAG GAGCCACTCTTGGAAAAGGTTTGAACAGGGGATTGGCAACATTGCTAGCTGGTGCCTTGGGTGTTGGAGCTCACCATCTAGCTAGCCTATCTGGACAGATTGGTGAACCCATTCTACTTGGGTTCTTTGTCTTCCTACAAG CTTCTTCATCAACATTTGTACGGTTCTTCCCAAAAATCAAGGCAAGATATGATTATGGGCTGCTGATATTTATATTGACATTCTCGTTGATATCTGTCTCTGGTTTTCGCGATGATGAGATATTAGAGCTGGCACACAAGAGGCTATCAACCATTGCCATAGGTGCCTCAGCCTGTGTGATCATATCCATTTTGATTTGTCCTGTGTGGGCTGGTGAAGATCTACACATTCTGATCGCTCTCAACATGGAAAAGCTGGCCAACTTCTTACAAG GATTTGGAGGTgaatacttcaaaacatcagtGGATGGAGAGGCTAACGATGACAAGTCGTTTCTGCAAGAATACAAAAATGTTCTCAATTCAAGAAGTACTGAAGAATCCTTG GCTAATTTTGCAAGCTGGGAGCCTTGTCATGGCCGGTTCCCGTTCCGCCATCCTTGGAAACAATACCTTGAAATTGGAAATCTAACCCGCGACTGCGCCTACCGAATAGAGGCGCTTAGTGGCTACCtcaactctgatatccaa TTGCAGGCGCCGCCAGAAATTCGCAGTAAAATCCAGGAGGCATGCACGAAAATGAGCTTGGAATCCGGCAAGGCTCTAAAAGAACTATCATCGGCAGTAAGAACAATGAGGCAACCGACTTCCGCCGACCGCCACGTTTCAAATTCGAAAACCGCCGCCAAGAATCTTGAATCGTTGCTGAGATCAGGCTTATTGGAAGATGCTGATCTCTTGGCAGTGATTCCGGCTGCCACGGTGGCTTCACTGCTATTTGACGTTGTCAACTGCACCGAGAAAATCACGGATGCTGTTCATGAGCTCGCCTCCGTAGCAAATTTTGAGTGTGTGAAGCCTAGTAGTACTGTCTCGCCGGAACAATCAAGCTTAGAAGAAAGTGAACTTGTTAAACCGGTCTCCGAGATTGAATGCCCTGATCATGTTGTTATAGGAGTTGGTGGACTAACTTCAGGTTCACCGGAAAATGACACTCGTCGGCCGGAACCATTAACTAATAAACACGCGGAGATGTAA